A region from the Malus domestica chromosome 07, GDT2T_hap1 genome encodes:
- the LOC103420845 gene encoding cyclic nucleotide-gated ion channel 1-like, with product MMHVPNNEYTIELSQTPFNPNRLNPQPGVASPSTKFKGPKLDRLLANDLLWNEIFVLSCAFAVSLDPLFFYIPYIDEKNKCLGMDKKLKNATLVLRLLTDTIFVVHIIHQIRQAIKSVNSHEMENPGWEAMAVARKLSWRSIVTDILAVLPIPQVLLVGVYFKIKVSGYVVKRSVLSFFLLAQYLPRIYRIHLSSHNLTRTGIWAKCAFNLFLYIIASHVLGAFWYFFSIQRETSCWYRALKKPNMTDLGTFYCDDRATARNNISFLDESCPINVPANTTPPFDFGIFLDSLQSGNAASLDILGKVIYSSWWGLRNLSNFGTNLTTSTYVWENIFAILISIIGIFLFLYLIGNAQTFMQLATTRSEDIRQKIKMKERHIEEWMEKNDLPEDFKKEIKKNVKQKLKENKDADLGNLFSILPWYTMKPLKRFLFMNTLRTVPMLKEMDEKVLKMICDYLRPVTYDENSFVVRTGDILDRMIFITEGFIWTYVGGDQNRHGGGSSSGSQSSSMPTNMLKKGQFYGEELLYRQSSPSQLPISPQTVKCHTKVEAFVLMAKDWTSIVSKCRSLLPNNMNHDNNNNNNNNNNNNNNNNNNMNVTHYGQPLLRGFESSTASTPGVRYFEPAMRPN from the exons ATGATGCATGTCCCAAATAATGAGTACACCATTGAATTAAG CCAAACACCTTTCAATCCCAACAGACTTAACCCGCAACCTGGAGTAGCTTCACCTAGTACAAAATTTAAAGGGCCAAAACTGGATCGACTTCTTGCAAATGATCTACTGTGGAAcgaaatatttgtactttcatGTGCGTTTGCTGTGTCACTGGACCCTCTCTTCTTTTACATTCCATACATCGATGAAAAAAATAAGTGCCTTGGAATGGACAAGAAGCTGAAGAATGCAACTCTTGTTTTGCGACTGCTCACAGATACCATTTTCGTAGTGCATATTATTCATCAAATTCGTCAGGCCATTAAATCTGTCAACTCACATGAAATGGAAAATCCCGGTTGGGAAGCTATGGCAGTAGCCAGAAAGTTGTCGTGGCGCTCGATCGTTACTGACATTCTTGCTGTTCTTCCCATCCCACAG GTGCTTTTAGTAGGTGTTTACTTCAAAATTAAAGTATCTGGATATGTGGTCAAAAGATCGGTTCTATCTTTTTTCCTTCTTGCCCAATATCTTCCGAGGATTTATCGAATTCACCTATCCTCTCACAACCTTACACGAACTGGCATATGGGCCAAATGTGCATTCAATTTGTTCCTTTACATCATTGCAAGTCAT gtacttggagccttttggtattttttttctattcaaCGAGAGACATCATGTTGGTATCGGGCATTAAAAAAACCTAACATGACAGACTTGGGTACTTTTTACTGTGACGACCGTGCTACGGCAAGAAATAATATATCATTTCTAGATGAATCTTGTCCCATAAATGTTCCTGCAAATACTACACCGCCGTTTGATTTCGGAATATTTCTTGATTCTCTTCAATCTGGAAACGCGGCGTCGTTGGATATTCTGGGCAAGGTGATCTACTCGTCTTGGTGGGGACTGCGAAATTTAAG caaCTTTGGCACAAATCTGACAACAAGTACATATGTGTGGGAAAACATCTTTGCAATTCTTATTTCTATCATTGGAATATTCCTATTTTTATATCTCATAGGAAATGCACAG ACGTTTATGCAATTGGCAACTACAAGGTCGGAGGATATAAGACAGAAGATTAAGATGAAAGAGCGACATATAGAAGAGTGGATGGAGAAAAATGATCTCCCAGAAGATTTTAAAAAAGAGATCAAGAAAAACgtaaaacaaaaactgaaagaaaacaaagacGCTGATCTGGGGAATCTGTTCTCCATTCTTCCTTGGTACACCATGAAACCCCTAAAGCGTTTTCTGTTCATGAATACCCTAAGGACA GTACCAATGCTCAAAGAAATGGATGAAAAAGTGTTGAAAATGATCTGCGACTATCTGAGGCCAGTGACGTACGACGAGAATAGCTTCGTTGTGCGAACAGGAGACATTCTCGATCGGATGATCTTCATTACGGAAGGGTTTATATGGACTTATGTGGGCGGTGATCAGAATCGACATGGTGGTGGATCATCATCGGGTTCTCAATCCTCATCAATGCCAACCAACATGCTTAAGAAAGGCCAGTTCTACGGCGAAGAGCTTCTCTACCGGCAGTCATCTCCGTCGCAACTTCCTATCTCCCCACAAACCGTTAAATGCCATACAAAAGTCGAAGCTTTTGTTCTTATGGCCAAGGACTGGACAAGTATAGTCTCCAAATGCAGATCGTTGTTGCCGAACAACATGAACcacgacaacaacaacaacaacaacaacaacaacaacaacaacaacaacaacaacaataatatgAACGTTACTCATTATGGACAGCCCTTACTGAGGGGCTTCGAGAGCTCTACGGCCTCGACACCAGGAGTCCGGTATTTCGAACCTGCTATGCGCCCCAATTAG